From the genome of Muricauda sp. SCSIO 64092, one region includes:
- a CDS encoding GLPGLI family protein: MKTIFSLFFLTTTFFYSHSQNYQGIITYKAISNSDNYILNLSNDSTKTEKIRKDLIKLFSSGKPVNFHLYIKGNEALFRPVVSHENMISTNSGMNVTGVLAGEHSLFYANLKTKERIFQYQRTSNILVNLSEIDWELTNEKKEIGDFVCYKAQGSFSSERFGFKILKPFIAWYASEISVPFGIAGFDGLPGLMLELIIEYEYGELKYSATQINFEPLEDVHIEKPVGRQTMSEKEYGHYVNKKRSSF, translated from the coding sequence ATGAAAACAATTTTTAGTCTATTTTTTTTGACAACTACATTTTTTTATTCTCATTCACAGAACTATCAAGGTATAATAACTTATAAAGCGATATCCAATAGTGACAATTATATTTTGAATCTAAGTAACGATTCTACAAAAACAGAGAAAATCAGAAAAGACCTTATAAAGCTATTTTCTTCCGGAAAACCAGTAAATTTTCATTTGTACATAAAGGGCAACGAAGCATTATTTAGACCAGTCGTAAGCCACGAAAATATGATAAGCACGAATAGTGGCATGAACGTGACAGGGGTTCTCGCTGGAGAACACTCTTTGTTTTATGCAAACTTGAAAACAAAAGAGAGAATATTTCAGTATCAGAGAACCTCTAACATACTTGTTAACTTGTCCGAAATCGATTGGGAATTGACCAATGAAAAAAAAGAAATTGGAGACTTTGTTTGCTATAAGGCACAAGGAAGTTTCAGCTCGGAACGATTTGGTTTTAAAATATTAAAACCATTTATCGCCTGGTATGCATCCGAGATTTCAGTGCCATTCGGAATAGCCGGCTTTGACGGGTTACCTGGCTTAATGTTGGAACTAATCATAGAATATGAATATGGGGAATTGAAATATTCAGCTACTCAAATCAATTTTGAACCTTTAGAAGATGTGCATATAGAGAAGCCGGTAGGAAGACAAACAATGTCTGAAAAGGAATATGGGCATTACGTTAATAAAAAACGAAGCAGTTTTTAA
- a CDS encoding vitamin K epoxide reductase family protein codes for MENNILSHPEHPSLLCISDTLGKYSMESLALKVDEQKLKELPLPCIVQFSDHGGMFHVLTELSDKGVKYLDDKENTIAISKEDFLKKWTGVCLLAEATETSAEPGIQKKLMEYRGMNFLKWASAILFSGWILLEMSQSAILDSLPYFLGIIYMVLKLIGLTTGTMLLWYEVDKYNPTLQSFCSGSGGNKINCNAVLESKYAKLFDGQLSLGLLGFAYFFGSFSLLVIAKASIPSLALSSYLSLAAIPVIFVSIYYQAVVIKQWCKFCIVIQAVLVMEVLTVLIGGFYKGVVEFPDVLFLFAMLLLPILHGNPSNLYWNSKKK; via the coding sequence AAACAATATCCTATCACACCCTGAACATCCCAGCCTTCTCTGCATTTCGGATACCTTGGGAAAATACTCTATGGAAAGTTTGGCGCTAAAAGTGGATGAACAAAAGTTAAAGGAACTTCCTCTACCCTGTATCGTACAGTTCTCCGATCATGGAGGCATGTTCCACGTACTAACGGAACTTTCGGATAAAGGTGTAAAGTATCTTGATGATAAAGAAAATACCATTGCCATATCCAAGGAAGACTTCTTAAAAAAATGGACAGGTGTTTGTCTGTTGGCCGAGGCAACGGAGACCTCTGCCGAACCTGGGATACAAAAGAAGTTGATGGAATATAGAGGAATGAACTTTCTAAAATGGGCTTCAGCAATCTTATTTTCAGGTTGGATACTGCTGGAAATGTCACAATCAGCTATTTTAGACAGCTTACCATATTTTCTGGGGATTATATACATGGTGTTAAAACTCATCGGGTTGACAACGGGAACAATGCTCTTGTGGTATGAGGTGGACAAATACAATCCCACTCTGCAGAGCTTTTGTTCAGGATCCGGGGGCAATAAGATAAACTGTAATGCCGTTCTAGAATCCAAATATGCCAAGTTGTTTGACGGACAACTGAGCTTGGGGTTGTTGGGCTTTGCCTATTTCTTTGGGAGCTTTTCACTGTTGGTCATTGCCAAAGCTTCCATCCCATCACTGGCCCTTTCATCTTATCTTAGTTTAGCAGCAATTCCGGTCATATTTGTTTCCATATATTATCAGGCTGTGGTCATTAAACAATGGTGCAAGTTTTGTATCGTGATACAAGCGGTATTGGTAATGGAAGTGCTTACTGTACTGATAGGCGGTTTTTACAAAGGGGTTGTCGAATTTCCTGATGTACTCTTTTTGTTTGCGATGTTGTTATTGCCCATTTTACATGGAAATCCCTCAAACCTGTATTGGAACAGCAAAAAGAAATGA
- a CDS encoding TlpA family protein disulfide reductase → MDKNTEDWKKAIYEDGTGAWNHIFIGVNDKTIRTKYNINELPEYVLIDKNGIIIGRSSNDNKFDIDKVRKEMLNIYQKSSD, encoded by the coding sequence ATGGATAAAAATACTGAAGATTGGAAAAAGGCGATTTATGAGGATGGAACAGGAGCTTGGAATCACATTTTTATCGGAGTAAATGACAAAACAATACGTACAAAATATAATATTAATGAATTACCTGAATATGTTCTTATTGACAAAAATGGAATAATTATAGGAAGAAGTTCAAATGACAATAAATTTGATATTGATAAGGTAAGAAAAGAAATGCTTAATATTTATCAAAAAAGCTCGGATTAA
- a CDS encoding DsbA family protein gives MNIHKRGLKKIKNNLDVLHGLLSKNRKITTSTKGLGISFVNKNAKYNVIKVCNPYCGPCAKAHPVLDGLVEREKIDLQVIFAVSTNKDDIKAKPVGHFLAIDGQGDKEKIQKALGDWYLTDIKDYDAFAQKYPMNGELREQHEKIRAMKQWCDTEKITYTPTIFINGHELPKEYSIEDLGEVLG, from the coding sequence ATGAATATTCATAAAAGGGGGCTCAAAAAAATAAAGAACAACCTTGATGTGCTACATGGTTTACTTTCGAAAAACAGGAAAATAACAACCAGTACCAAAGGTTTGGGGATTTCGTTCGTCAACAAAAATGCAAAGTACAATGTCATTAAAGTATGTAACCCCTATTGCGGGCCCTGCGCCAAAGCCCACCCAGTGCTGGATGGGCTTGTCGAAAGAGAAAAAATTGACCTTCAAGTGATTTTTGCGGTGTCAACGAACAAAGACGATATAAAGGCAAAACCAGTGGGGCACTTTTTGGCCATTGATGGTCAAGGAGACAAGGAAAAGATCCAAAAAGCATTGGGCGATTGGTATTTGACCGATATTAAGGATTATGATGCATTTGCCCAAAAATACCCCATGAACGGGGAACTGAGAGAACAACATGAAAAAATAAGGGCCATGAAACAATGGTGCGATACTGAAAAAATAACCTATACCCCAACCATCTTCATCAACGGGCACGAATTGCCCAAAGAATACAGTATTGAAGACTTAGGGGAAGTTCTGGGATAA
- a CDS encoding TlpA disulfide reductase family protein, which produces MKFNPSILSFFLFLTITSCSNKEKHMFLLNGELKNSSSTKHIVLRYSDTSGTEVLDTLILNDGAFFAKGYVGGPTKASLIGNIEAWDVEDSNYMDFFIEPCEMEVSITENQFKNAIIHGSRTQKEYEDLERKVDTFKQEIYSFLPERNRLFLLKKQNKLDSRSEKRLEYLKNLQEKKLKKVYLDYAINNPNSHLSAFLVNRYFHNISIDSAMEYYGNFTLGVKRGVYGKKISNSIKQSKPSKIGDSAPNFSKKDINGNEINLHEFKDSYVLLDFWASWCKPCREDSEELINLKKKVSRLLVFRWIKILKIGKRRFMRMEQELGITFLSE; this is translated from the coding sequence ATGAAGTTCAACCCATCAATATTGTCATTCTTTTTGTTTTTGACCATAACGAGCTGCTCCAATAAAGAAAAGCATATGTTTTTATTAAACGGCGAGTTAAAAAACAGTTCTAGCACTAAACATATAGTACTTAGATATAGTGATACAAGCGGGACTGAGGTATTGGACACTTTGATATTAAATGATGGAGCCTTTTTTGCCAAGGGATATGTTGGTGGTCCCACAAAAGCCAGTTTAATAGGGAACATCGAAGCTTGGGATGTAGAAGATTCAAATTACATGGATTTTTTTATTGAACCATGTGAAATGGAAGTTTCCATTACTGAGAATCAGTTTAAAAATGCAATAATTCATGGTTCTAGAACCCAAAAAGAGTATGAGGATTTAGAAAGAAAAGTAGATACATTTAAGCAAGAAATTTATTCTTTTCTACCTGAGAGAAATAGGCTTTTCTTGTTAAAGAAGCAAAACAAATTGGATAGTAGGTCAGAAAAAAGGCTTGAATATTTGAAGAATCTTCAAGAAAAAAAACTAAAAAAAGTATATCTCGACTATGCAATAAACAATCCAAATTCTCATTTGAGTGCATTTCTGGTCAATAGGTACTTTCATAATATTTCAATAGACTCTGCAATGGAATATTATGGAAACTTCACCTTAGGGGTTAAGAGAGGTGTTTATGGCAAAAAGATATCAAATTCAATTAAACAAAGTAAACCTTCAAAAATTGGAGATTCAGCACCAAATTTTTCCAAGAAAGATATAAACGGAAATGAAATTAATCTTCATGAATTCAAGGATTCATATGTATTACTTGATTTTTGGGCTTCCTGGTGCAAACCTTGTAGAGAAGACAGTGAAGAATTGATAAATTTAAAAAAGAAGGTTTCAAGATTATTGGTGTTTCGATGGATAAAAATACTGAAGATTGGAAAAAGGCGATTTATGAGGATGGAACAGGAGCTTGGAATCACATTTTTATCGGAGTAA
- a CDS encoding VCBS repeat-containing protein, translating to MGGKFDIRIIGALILILMATSCGQDKDLDKRKNKLIANNHVSFSKVDPKLSNIGFANRIRETRRLNYFTFPYMYAGAGVSVGDLDNDGLPDIYFTGNMVKNELYRNNGNLQFTNITDDAKVGAMDMNRWVTGTTMADVNNDGWLDIYVCVSGPYENRKNLLFINKGDMTFDEKAAEYGLADNGFSVQSSFFDYDLDGDLDMYLATYPPFNFQSPNQFFVEKNGNPRESETDRLYRNEGNGKYVDVTDEAGVINYGLTLSASVADFNNDDWPDIYVSNDFNSPDFLYINNGDGTFTDKLSQYMNHTSNFGMGADVGDINNDGNLDLLQLDMMGDTNKDRKTNMSAMAPEIFYEAVDFGLHHQYMKNSMQLNNGDGTFSDIAELSGIAKTSWSWGPLIADLNNDGFKDVYITNGIRRNVNDNDFLLFNQKLQALGQINSTNQHRLLRRMPVSPVDNYVFVNNGDLTFKKALESSGLSYKGFSHGAAYADFDNDGDLDIAINNMDDNALIFENLLNDSVPNAYIKVKLNGVTDNRFGIGAKVKIVTNGVEQTQQLSLSRGYQSSVPPILHFGVGNFKKIDAIEVKWPNGCADVYSNITINKLVTFTQKQNCSRQLSPEKKEPLFKSIKVENPRGLDYVHKENDFDDFKREVLLPHRMSRHGPALAVSDVNGDGLDDIFVGGAKGQSGILYLQDEEAFFHPMENESWPNDRLHEDVFALLFDADGDTDKDLYVVSGGNEEKKDLEYYQDRLYINDGKGNFKKAPQALPRVTSSGSCVRECDFDGDGDLDLFVGGRQIPGGYPMPASSQLLRNDSQGGKIVFTDVTAKLAPQLNELGMVTDAVWSDMNSDKKPDLVIVGEWMPITVFLNQKTFKNVTEEKGLLKQTGWWNSIASEDFDGDGDTDLIAGNLGLNYKFKASETEPFEIYASDFDDNGTLDLALGYYENNLLYPVRGRQCSSQQVPDIKKKFPTYKAFANATFDEIYDVSDLNDTYHYQAHRFATTYFENQGNGFVPHNLGNEAQISSVNVIVPGDYNGDGHTDLILAGNLYGSEVETPRNDASYGLLVTGDGKGNFDPKKASETGLSIRGEVRAAAVIHLANGDEGIIFARNNDRLKLVVTKWMDND from the coding sequence ATGGGTGGGAAATTTGATATTAGGATTATTGGTGCCCTTATTTTAATACTTATGGCTACTTCCTGCGGTCAGGATAAGGATTTGGACAAGAGGAAAAATAAATTAATTGCCAATAACCATGTTTCTTTTTCCAAGGTGGATCCCAAACTTTCAAATATTGGATTTGCAAACCGCATCAGGGAAACACGTAGGTTGAATTACTTTACGTTTCCTTATATGTATGCAGGTGCAGGGGTTTCCGTAGGGGACCTTGACAATGATGGGCTTCCTGATATTTACTTTACCGGGAATATGGTAAAAAATGAACTGTACCGGAATAATGGAAATCTTCAGTTTACTAATATTACGGATGATGCAAAAGTAGGTGCGATGGACATGAACAGATGGGTCACTGGCACCACTATGGCTGATGTCAACAATGATGGCTGGTTGGACATTTACGTCTGCGTTTCCGGGCCTTATGAAAATCGAAAAAATCTACTCTTTATCAATAAGGGGGATATGACCTTTGATGAAAAAGCAGCGGAATATGGATTGGCGGATAATGGATTTTCTGTACAAAGCAGTTTTTTTGATTATGACCTTGATGGGGATTTAGATATGTACCTTGCTACATACCCACCATTCAATTTTCAAAGCCCCAACCAATTCTTTGTGGAAAAGAATGGGAATCCTAGGGAATCTGAAACGGATAGATTGTATAGGAATGAAGGTAATGGAAAATATGTAGATGTAACGGATGAAGCCGGTGTTATCAATTATGGACTTACATTAAGTGCTTCGGTGGCCGATTTCAACAATGATGATTGGCCTGATATATATGTTTCCAATGATTTTAATTCTCCTGATTTCCTGTACATTAACAACGGGGACGGCACATTTACGGATAAACTATCGCAATATATGAATCACACATCCAATTTTGGGATGGGTGCCGATGTCGGTGATATCAATAATGATGGGAATTTGGATTTATTGCAGTTGGATATGATGGGCGACACCAATAAGGACCGAAAGACAAATATGTCGGCCATGGCACCGGAAATATTCTATGAAGCGGTGGATTTTGGACTGCATCATCAATATATGAAAAACAGCATGCAACTGAACAATGGTGATGGCACTTTTAGTGATATCGCGGAATTATCGGGAATCGCAAAAACCAGCTGGAGTTGGGGTCCACTTATCGCAGATCTTAATAACGATGGTTTTAAGGATGTTTATATTACAAATGGTATTCGAAGAAATGTGAATGATAATGATTTCCTCTTGTTCAACCAAAAGTTACAGGCTTTGGGACAAATCAATAGCACCAATCAGCACAGGTTGTTGCGCCGAATGCCAGTAAGTCCCGTGGACAACTATGTATTCGTGAACAATGGTGATCTAACGTTTAAAAAGGCACTGGAAAGCTCAGGGCTATCATATAAAGGGTTTTCTCACGGAGCGGCCTATGCTGATTTTGACAATGATGGGGATTTGGACATTGCCATAAATAATATGGACGATAATGCATTGATTTTTGAAAACCTATTGAACGATAGTGTTCCAAATGCGTACATAAAAGTAAAATTGAATGGAGTGACTGACAATCGGTTTGGTATAGGCGCAAAAGTGAAAATTGTAACCAATGGAGTCGAACAGACGCAACAGTTAAGTTTGTCCAGGGGGTATCAATCCTCTGTCCCACCTATTTTACATTTTGGTGTTGGAAACTTCAAAAAAATTGATGCCATTGAGGTCAAATGGCCCAACGGCTGTGCTGATGTTTATTCCAATATCACTATAAACAAGCTCGTTACATTTACGCAAAAACAGAATTGTTCCAGGCAATTGTCCCCCGAAAAAAAAGAGCCATTGTTCAAAAGCATTAAAGTAGAAAATCCCAGGGGTTTGGACTATGTCCACAAAGAAAATGATTTTGATGATTTTAAAAGGGAAGTATTATTGCCGCATCGAATGTCCAGACATGGTCCGGCACTTGCGGTATCCGATGTCAATGGGGATGGTTTGGATGATATATTTGTAGGAGGCGCCAAGGGACAATCTGGAATACTATACCTACAAGATGAAGAAGCATTTTTTCATCCAATGGAAAATGAATCATGGCCAAATGACCGGTTGCATGAAGATGTTTTTGCATTGCTGTTTGATGCCGATGGAGATACTGATAAGGATTTGTATGTGGTCAGTGGGGGCAATGAAGAAAAGAAGGATTTGGAGTATTACCAAGATCGTTTATATATAAATGATGGGAAAGGCAATTTTAAAAAAGCACCACAAGCCCTTCCCAGAGTTACTTCCAGTGGTTCATGCGTTAGAGAATGCGATTTTGATGGCGATGGGGACTTGGATCTGTTTGTTGGAGGTCGACAAATACCAGGAGGATATCCTATGCCGGCAAGTAGTCAACTGTTGCGTAATGATAGTCAAGGGGGAAAGATAGTTTTTACCGATGTCACCGCTAAGCTTGCACCACAGCTTAATGAATTAGGGATGGTAACCGATGCCGTTTGGTCAGACATGAACTCAGACAAAAAGCCAGATTTAGTGATTGTCGGGGAATGGATGCCAATCACCGTATTTTTGAATCAGAAAACCTTTAAAAATGTTACGGAAGAAAAAGGGCTTCTTAAACAAACGGGGTGGTGGAACAGTATTGCTTCTGAAGATTTTGACGGTGATGGGGATACGGATTTGATAGCAGGTAATTTAGGATTGAATTATAAATTTAAGGCGTCGGAAACCGAGCCATTTGAAATTTATGCAAGCGATTTTGACGACAACGGAACGCTGGACTTGGCATTGGGCTATTATGAAAACAATTTGCTTTATCCGGTTCGGGGCAGACAATGTTCTTCCCAGCAGGTTCCTGATATCAAGAAAAAATTTCCAACGTATAAGGCATTTGCCAATGCGACCTTTGATGAAATTTATGATGTTTCTGATTTGAATGATACCTATCATTATCAAGCGCATCGTTTTGCAACAACCTATTTTGAAAATCAGGGTAACGGTTTTGTTCCACATAATTTGGGGAATGAGGCCCAAATCTCTTCCGTCAATGTTATTGTTCCAGGGGATTATAATGGCGACGGTCATACGGACTTGATTTTGGCGGGCAATCTATACGGGTCTGAAGTGGAAACACCCAGGAATGATGCCAGTTATGGATTATTGGTCACTGGCGACGGAAAAGGTAACTTTGATCCTAAAAAAGCTTCTGAAACCGGTCTGTCCATCCGGGGCGAGGTTAGGGCTGCAGCTGTGATACATTTGGCAAACGGTGATGAAGGAATCATTTTTGCCAGAAACAATGATAGACTGAAGCTTGTTGTCACAAAATGGATGGATAATGATTGA